A single region of the Branchiostoma lanceolatum isolate klBraLanc5 chromosome 1, klBraLanc5.hap2, whole genome shotgun sequence genome encodes:
- the LOC136446637 gene encoding basic salivary proline-rich protein 2-like, whose translation MAGRKSSSYSFDKIAERWPTYSVHYLGRAQAKGEAGREYIQEPLELLLRQQKGKKPEKVLVEVSSAGIFMEKKARGMFKRKRVHLAIDSITYGVEDSFHGRVFAVITTNNSHKSMYCHAFLCDTKDTAKDMKYWLGRSFRMAYQDLADVNLQDGPNFAWANDDLGPGNMGSVRAPRTRGKAPIIGTQPLQNGIIPTPVQSQPQGGDRPQPPVRAPSTTITHQVPTALQNGRSSPGPQRSRRPAPAPPAVQAVSTAVASSTAPQVAPAEPIYSQVNKAAKTQKPGNTPVATSQTGSQDNNNPSSTKRVTRRTVATQTLFTFFGYPTFTGDAVTTTMPNGDVQPVVNGNSGRTSPHVYRRQAHSQQPNGNPGRTSPNAYRRMPPAPQPILNGSSGRSSPNAYRRTPPVPQLNGGQGRTSPNLYKRGPPSPQLGTPNANNYPIPRARTASQNESGFKPIARRPGRQRSNSYDNIAHLPASGANYSVANVQPTNQQVPPTSSHVPSAQDGVHVVNGSRAPPALRQDEEPPLHNPKFSITGVTTIKREEEQRAESNNNSAPAQTKGLTVQPYDKRNSIADSESGYECINFGVPKAPGVDDVDVTTNANGRPTVNVGAVSYEIPKVAPPPLPARNSPSTERNSVNGIKPLKSALKKPSTSRDDQEVQEKKLVIVEDKAKRRGLAGTLPKSFRVTFSDTQAKSVEFDDRL comes from the coding sequence ATGGCGGGGCGCAAGTCGTCGTCGTACAGTTTCGACAAGATCGCCGAGCGATGGCCGACGTACTCTGTCCACTACCTCGGCAGGGCGCAGGCCAAGGGGGAGGCCGGGCGGGAGTACATCCAGGAGCCGCTGGAGTTACTTCTTCGCCAGCAGAAGGGAAAGAAGCCCGAAAAAGTGCTCGTAGAAGTATCGAGCGCGGGCATATTTATGGAAAAAAAGGCCAGAGGGATGTTCAAGCGGAAGAGGGTTCATCTTGCCATAGACTCGATCACGTACGGAGTAGAGGACAGTTTCCACGGACGTGTCTTTGCCGTCATAACGACGAATAATTCTCACAAGTCCATGTACTGCCATGCGTTTCTGTGCGACACGAAGGACACTGCAAAGGACATGAAGTACTGGCTGGGTCGATCTTTCCGGATGGCCTACCAAGACTTGGCGGATGTGAACCTACAAGACGGGCCTAACTTCGCGTGGGCCAACGACGACCTCGGGCCTGGCAACATGGGTTCTGTGCGGGCCCCTAGGACCAGAGGCAAGGCCCCTATCATTGGGACACAGCCACTGCAGAACGGAATAATTCCGACTCCGGTACAGTCCCAGCCTCAGGGCGGAGATCGCCCACAACCGCCGGTTCGAGCACCCAGCACGACCATCACGCATCAGGTGCCGACCGCGCTTCAGAACGGACGGTCCTCTCCCGGGCCGCAAAGGAGTCGACGCCCCGCACCGGCTCCCCCCGCCGTACAGGCTGTTTCTACCGCAGTAGCCTCGAGCACAGCTCCGCAGGTAGCCCCAGCGGAACCAATCTACTCCCAGGTGAACAAGGCGGCGAAGACACAGAAACCTGGGAACACGCCTGTGGCTACTTCCCAAACTGGATCCCAAGATAACAATAATCCCTCTTCTACCAAAAGGGTAACACGTCGCACTGTTGCAACTCAGACTCTGTTCACGTTCTTCGGATACCCCACGTTCACGGGAGACGCCGTCACGACGACCATGCCAAACGGAGACGTCCAGCCCGTCGTGAACGGTAACTCGGGCAGGACGAGTCCTCATGTCTACCGCCGACAGGCTCATTCCCAACAACCGAACGGGAACCCAGGCAGGACCAGCCCGAACGCTTACCGGAGGATGCCGCCTGCACCACAGCCGATACTGAATGGAAGCTCGGGCAGATCTAGTCCTAACGCTTATCGAAGGACACCGCCAGTACCCCAGCTGAACGGAGGACAGGGTAGGACAAGCCCGAACTTGTACAAAAGGGGACCCCCGTCACCACAGTTAGGAACCCCGAACGCTAACAACTACCCGATCCCGAGGGCTCGTACAGCGTCACAAAATGAGTCAGGATTCAAGCCCATCGCGAGGAGACCGGGCAGGCAACGATCGAACTCGTATGACAACATCGCGCACTTGCCTGCGTCAGGAGCAAATTATTCAGTTGCCAACGTTCAGCCAACAAACCAACAGGTCCCGCCAACGAGTAGCCACGTTCCAAGTGCACAGGATGGCGTTCATGTAGTAAACGGTTCAAGGGCACCCCCTGCTTTGAGACAAGATGAGGAGCCACCCCTCCATAACCCAAAGTTCAGCATCACGGGTGTGACCACGATCAAGCGAGAAGAGGAACAGAGGGCAGAGAGCAACAATAACTCTGCGCCAGCCCAAACCAAGGGTCTGACGGTCCAGCCCTACGACAAGAGAAACTCCATTGCGGACAGTGAGTCTGGTTACGAATGTATCAACTTTGGGGTGCCGAAAGCCCCTGGGGTTGATGATGTAGACGTCACAACCAACGCCAATGGAAGACCAACCGTAAACGTTGGGGCCGTAAGTTATGAGATTCCCAAGGTAGCACCCCCACCCTTACCAGCACGGAACTCTCCGTCGACAGAGAGGAACTCAGTCAACGGCATCAAGCCTCTTAAGTCAGCCCTGAAGAAGCCGAGCACTTCCAGGGATGACCAGGAGGTTCAAGAAAAGAAACTGGTCATTGTTGAGGACAAAGCCAAGCGAAGAGGACTTGCTGGGACCTTACCTAAGTCCTTTCGGGTCACCTTCTCCGATACCCAAGCAAAATCCGTAGAGTTCGACGATCGACTGTGA